The following proteins are co-located in the Trichormus variabilis 0441 genome:
- a CDS encoding response regulator transcription factor, with the protein MPLTILVVDDDLGTRLSISDYLELSGYSVITANDGQEALTMVEVYHPDLIVTDIVMPRMNGYELVRRVRQQPPFRLLPVILLTARTRTQERILGYQSGCDLYLPKPFELEELAAAIHNLLERSQIIQSEYRFSQKDNSGSPLPSKIVESHHSVFTHVEKSHLLSSLTPREQEVLEMLTHGLSNIEIGHQLHLSPRTVEKYVSSLLRKTTTSNRAELVRFAITHGLVE; encoded by the coding sequence ATGCCCTTGACGATCCTTGTAGTGGATGACGATCTGGGCACTCGTCTGTCTATTAGTGATTACCTAGAACTGTCTGGCTATTCAGTGATTACGGCTAATGATGGTCAGGAAGCTTTGACTATGGTGGAAGTATACCATCCTGATTTAATCGTGACTGATATTGTGATGCCAAGAATGAATGGTTATGAGTTGGTGCGTCGAGTTCGTCAGCAACCTCCATTCCGTTTATTACCTGTAATTTTATTAACAGCGCGTACGAGAACCCAGGAAAGAATTCTTGGTTATCAGTCGGGATGTGATTTATACTTACCTAAACCTTTTGAACTAGAAGAGTTAGCAGCAGCGATTCATAATCTGTTAGAGCGATCGCAAATCATTCAATCTGAATATAGATTTTCTCAAAAAGATAATTCAGGCAGCCCCCTCCCTAGCAAAATTGTAGAGAGTCATCACTCTGTATTCACTCATGTGGAAAAATCGCACCTACTCTCATCTTTAACGCCGAGAGAGCAAGAAGTCTTGGAAATGTTGACTCATGGTTTGTCTAATATCGAAATAGGGCATCAATTACACTTGAGTCCCAGAACCGTGGAAAAATACGTTAGTAGTCTACTGCGAAAAACTACCACCAGCAACCGGGCCGAACTCGTGCGTTTTGCCATTACACATGGTTTAGTAGAGTAA
- a CDS encoding low molecular weight protein-tyrosine-phosphatase — protein MPYKLLFVCLGNICRSPSAENIMNHLIEQAGLSNSIICDSAGTSSYHIGSSPDRRMSAAAVTKLGIKLRGQARQFVKSDFQEFDLILAMDRDNYDNIIALDHTGQYHNKVSLMCEFCSRHNLKEVPDPYYGGTEGFNQVIDLLVDACEGLLQHITSQ, from the coding sequence ATGCCTTACAAACTGCTGTTTGTCTGCTTGGGGAATATCTGTCGCTCACCATCGGCAGAGAATATTATGAACCATCTGATTGAGCAGGCAGGTTTAAGCAATAGTATTATTTGTGACTCGGCTGGTACTTCTAGTTATCACATTGGTAGTTCACCTGACCGAAGGATGAGTGCTGCTGCTGTTACGAAGTTAGGAATTAAACTGCGGGGACAGGCTAGACAATTTGTCAAATCTGACTTCCAAGAATTTGACCTAATTCTAGCTATGGATCGAGACAACTATGACAACATTATTGCGCTTGACCATACTGGACAGTATCACAACAAAGTCAGTTTAATGTGTGAGTTTTGTTCGCGCCATAACCTGAAGGAAGTTCCAGATCCTTACTATGGCGGGACAGAAGGGTTTAATCAGGTGATTGATTTGCTGGTTGATGCCTGTGAGGGTTTACTGCAACATATTACCAGCCAGTAA